Proteins found in one Dethiosulfovibrio salsuginis genomic segment:
- a CDS encoding 4Fe-4S dicluster domain-containing protein, with product MAGAKQFYTAFTKDGGKASQCVDCGQCETACPQNIPIRKALKEVVETLE from the coding sequence CTGGCCGGAGCGAAGCAGTTTTACACCGCCTTCACCAAAGACGGAGGCAAGGCCTCCCAGTGCGTGGACTGTGGCCAGTGTGAGACCGCCTGTCCTCAGAACATCCCCATAAGAAAGGCCCTTAAAGAGGTCGTA